A segment of the Gemmatimonadota bacterium genome:
GCACAAACACTTGTGGAGGTGTCAGGATGAATATACAACGCACGGTAATGTTTATTTTGTTATTTGCTGTGGTTTTGAGAATAGATACTGGCAGTGAGACACCGCCTTCGTCATTAGACCATCGCCCAGAACTTCAGGCGTCTCCATTGCCCCAGATGATGAAGGGGTCGCTTTGGGAAACCCTTGCGACGGTGAGTTATGATCCCTATGCGCCGACCTTTATACCCATATTTTCCGATACGTTGAAAAAAATGAATGGCAAACACGTCGAGCTTGTCGGGTTTATGATTCCGCTATCGGCTCAAAAAAAACAGGCGCGTTTTGTTTTGACTCCGTATTCACTTGGGGGATGTTCATTTTGTGTAGGCGGAGGTGGGCCTGAGTCTCTGGTAGATGTTCACCCGAGCAAACCGATTGATTTTACTTATTATCCCGTTACTATTACAGGTCGTCTGGAATTGTTGCAAAAAGATCCTTCCGAACTCTTTTTTCGCATCAGCAAAGCCGAGGTGATGGATAAGCGCGATATGAAAAACAATCCTGGTGATAAATATTAAGTGTGTCGTTATATGAATAAAAAGGAGATAATAAATGGCGCGTTTGAGCTATCAAACCGCAGGTGACAAAATCGCCATTGTTCTTTCAACAATGTGTGCGATCCATTGTTTGACATTGCATGTTGCTCTTTTTTCGTTTCAGTTGTTGTNNNNNNNNNNCCCCATTGCTATTTCAAACTTGAGGGCGAGCCATTTCTTGCCATTGCCTGCGGCACTCCTTGCGTCTCCTGTGTTGGATACTACATTTGTTGGCGATGAACATTTT
Coding sequences within it:
- a CDS encoding DUF3299 domain-containing protein — translated: MNIQRTVMFILLFAVVLRIDTGSETPPSSLDHRPELQASPLPQMMKGSLWETLATVSYDPYAPTFIPIFSDTLKKMNGKHVELVGFMIPLSAQKKQARFVLTPYSLGGCSFCVGGGGPESLVDVHPSKPIDFTYYPVTITGRLELLQKDPSELFFRISKAEVMDKRDMKNNPGDKY